In the genome of Solibacillus silvestris, one region contains:
- a CDS encoding butanol dehydrogenase gives MNEFSFYNPVKIHFGKGSIEHLRKELPQYGKNILIVYGGGSIKSNGVYDDIMAILNDLNMNVFELSGVEPNPRVETARKGIEICKENQIDIVLAVGGGSVIDCSKLIVAGAKVEADAWDIVTRKVMATEALPLATVLTLAATASEMNSGSVITNLETKEKYGWGSPATFPKFSILDPSYTYSVPANQTVNGVVDTMSHIFEQYFNNATNTPITDEMSEGILRTLIDVAPKALKDPSNYEHRETLMLAGTIGLNGFLALGSRGDWATHNIEHAVSAYYDIAHASGLAILFPNWMKHNLHVNPSRFAKLAVNVFNIDPTNKSEEQVGLEGIEALSAFWTSLGAPNRLADYDIDATHFEEMVEHCLVYGPFGNFNKLEAEDVRKILEMSL, from the coding sequence ATGAACGAATTTTCATTTTATAATCCAGTAAAGATTCATTTTGGTAAAGGGAGTATTGAACATTTAAGAAAAGAACTTCCGCAATATGGAAAAAATATATTAATCGTGTATGGAGGGGGAAGTATTAAATCGAATGGTGTATACGATGATATTATGGCCATTTTAAATGACTTGAACATGAATGTATTTGAGTTATCAGGTGTCGAACCAAACCCTCGTGTAGAAACAGCACGTAAAGGTATTGAAATTTGTAAAGAAAATCAGATTGATATCGTGTTGGCGGTAGGGGGCGGTTCGGTCATTGACTGCTCTAAGTTAATCGTTGCAGGTGCAAAAGTGGAGGCGGATGCCTGGGATATCGTAACTAGAAAAGTTATGGCAACTGAAGCATTACCATTAGCGACAGTCCTGACATTAGCAGCGACAGCATCTGAAATGAACTCAGGTTCGGTTATTACGAACTTAGAAACAAAAGAGAAGTATGGTTGGGGTAGCCCGGCAACTTTTCCGAAATTCTCGATTTTAGATCCATCCTATACTTATTCAGTGCCGGCAAACCAAACGGTAAATGGTGTTGTTGATACAATGTCTCATATCTTTGAACAGTATTTCAACAATGCTACAAACACACCGATTACAGATGAAATGAGCGAAGGGATTTTACGTACGCTAATCGATGTTGCACCAAAAGCATTGAAAGATCCGTCTAACTATGAGCATCGGGAAACATTAATGCTTGCAGGAACAATCGGCCTAAATGGTTTCCTGGCATTAGGCTCACGCGGTGACTGGGCAACGCATAATATTGAGCATGCGGTATCAGCATATTACGATATTGCACATGCAAGCGGCTTAGCTATTTTATTCCCGAACTGGATGAAGCATAATTTACATGTGAATCCTTCCCGTTTTGCAAAATTAGCTGTAAATGTATTCAATATTGATCCGACAAACAAATCAGAGGAACAAGTTGGTTTGGAAGGTATTGAAGCATTATCAGCGTTTTGGACATCTCTTGGTGCCCCGAATCGCTTAGCTGACTATGATATTGATGCTA
- a CDS encoding glutamate dehydrogenase, with amino-acid sequence MAENLNLFTSTQEVIHEALNKLGYDEAMYELLKEPLRMLTVRIPVKMDDGTTKVFTGYRAQHNDAVGPTKGGVRFHPMVSEEEVKALSMWMTLKCGIVDLPYGGGKGGVICDPREMSMGEIERLSRGYVRAISQVVGPTKDIPAPDVFTNAQIMAWMMDEYSRMDEFNSPGFITGKPIVLGGSQGRDRATAEGVTIVIEEAAKKRNIDIKGARVVIQGFGNAGSFLAKFMSDLGAKVIGISDAHGALHDPNGLDIDYLLDRRDSFGTVTTLFENTISNKELLELDCDILVPAAIENQITADNAHQIKANIVVEAANGPTTAEATKILTERGILLVPDVLASAGGVTVSYFEWVQNNMGYYWTEEEVREKLYSKMIAAFENVYTTAQNRNINMRLAAYMVGVRRTAEASRFRGWV; translated from the coding sequence ATGGCTGAAAATTTGAACTTATTTACATCAACTCAAGAAGTAATTCATGAGGCATTAAATAAACTAGGCTATGACGAAGCAATGTATGAATTACTGAAAGAACCACTTCGTATGTTGACTGTGCGTATTCCTGTAAAAATGGATGACGGTACGACAAAAGTATTTACTGGTTACCGTGCACAACATAATGATGCAGTAGGTCCAACAAAAGGTGGCGTACGCTTCCACCCGATGGTATCGGAAGAGGAAGTGAAAGCGCTTTCGATGTGGATGACGTTAAAATGCGGTATTGTTGACCTTCCATATGGCGGAGGGAAAGGTGGCGTTATCTGTGACCCACGCGAAATGTCAATGGGTGAAATTGAACGATTAAGCCGCGGCTATGTTCGTGCCATTAGTCAAGTAGTTGGCCCGACGAAAGATATTCCTGCACCAGACGTATTTACAAATGCTCAAATTATGGCTTGGATGATGGATGAGTACAGCCGTATGGATGAATTTAACTCGCCAGGATTCATTACAGGTAAACCAATCGTTCTTGGCGGTTCACAAGGTCGCGACCGTGCAACTGCAGAAGGTGTTACAATTGTGATCGAAGAAGCTGCAAAAAAACGCAATATTGATATTAAAGGCGCACGAGTGGTTATTCAAGGCTTCGGTAACGCAGGTAGTTTCTTAGCGAAGTTTATGAGTGATTTAGGTGCGAAAGTTATTGGTATTTCAGATGCACACGGTGCGTTACATGATCCGAACGGTTTGGATATCGATTACTTATTAGATCGCCGCGATTCATTTGGAACGGTTACTACATTGTTTGAAAATACAATTTCAAACAAAGAGCTTTTGGAACTGGATTGCGATATTTTAGTGCCTGCTGCTATTGAAAATCAAATTACAGCGGACAACGCACATCAAATTAAAGCAAACATTGTTGTAGAAGCAGCGAACGGTCCAACTACAGCTGAAGCAACTAAAATTTTAACAGAGCGCGGTATTTTGCTTGTTCCGGATGTTTTAGCGTCTGCTGGTGGTGTAACGGTATCTTACTTCGAATGGGTACAAAACAATATGGGTTATTATTGGACGGAAGAAGAAGTACGTGAAAAATTATATTCAAAAATGATTGCTGCATTTGAAAATGTTTATACAACAGCTCAAAACCGTAATATTAACATGCGTTTGGCTGCATATATGGTTGGTGTTCGCCGCACTGCCGAGGCCTCTCGCTTCCGTGGATGGGTATAA
- a CDS encoding RNA-binding protein S1: MTKKIEVGDVLTGKVTGIQPYGAFVALDEYTQGLVHISEITYGFVKDVSDFLSVGDEIEVKVLDVDTDQKKISLSIRELQEVPFHRRRDMPPRRSLQDRVDEVDADGFQILKEKLKDWIEQSGH, encoded by the coding sequence ATGACAAAAAAAATTGAAGTGGGTGACGTGCTAACGGGTAAAGTGACAGGAATTCAACCATACGGAGCTTTTGTTGCTTTAGATGAATATACGCAGGGACTTGTGCATATTTCAGAAATCACATACGGTTTTGTGAAGGATGTAAGTGATTTTTTATCCGTCGGGGATGAAATAGAAGTTAAAGTTCTGGATGTGGATACAGATCAAAAAAAAATAAGCTTATCGATACGCGAGCTGCAGGAAGTACCGTTCCACCGAAGAAGGGATATGCCGCCACGGCGTTCTTTACAAGATCGGGTCGATGAAGTGGATGCGGATGGATTTCAAATTTTAAAGGAAAAATTGAAAGATTGGATCGAACAATCTGGACATTAA
- a CDS encoding transporter yields the protein MSSRDQFTSKIGFILAAAGSAIGLGAIWKFPYMAGTNGGSVFIILFVLCTILIGLPILIAEFMIGRRGQKDPITSFKEQAPNKPWFMIGWIGLVACGLILSFYSVVGGWILSYILRAVSFSLTGQGVNFSTLFTDIISNPWEVLIAQAAFMLLTLFIVQAGIKNGIETASKWMMPILFLFFILLFIRSITLDGAMEGVKFMFVPDWSYLSGDTLMLALGQAFFSLSIGVAAMITYASYLSKKEKIVTSAVNVASMNIAISLLAGLVIFPAVFALGFSPTEGPGLVFIMIPAVFEQLPFGGFLLLVFFILLLFATVTSAIALLEVVVSIGIREKTAQRKKASWLLASIIFIVGIPSALSFGILSDITIFERSIFDFVDYVTSAILMPIGAFLTSIFAGYYYSKKISREEMQASPIVYNCWLFIVRYVAPLSIAAIFINKVFFS from the coding sequence TTGTCATCTAGAGATCAATTTACATCTAAGATAGGATTCATACTTGCGGCAGCAGGAAGCGCAATCGGTCTTGGCGCGATTTGGAAGTTCCCCTATATGGCGGGCACGAATGGCGGTAGTGTATTTATTATTTTGTTTGTTCTATGTACTATTTTAATTGGTTTACCGATATTAATCGCAGAATTTATGATTGGACGACGAGGTCAAAAAGATCCGATCACATCTTTTAAAGAGCAGGCTCCAAATAAACCGTGGTTTATGATCGGTTGGATTGGCCTTGTTGCGTGCGGGTTAATATTATCCTTCTATAGTGTTGTAGGTGGTTGGATATTAAGCTATATACTTCGGGCTGTTAGTTTTTCACTTACAGGTCAAGGGGTAAATTTCAGCACTTTGTTCACGGATATTATTTCAAACCCATGGGAAGTGTTAATCGCACAGGCTGCTTTCATGCTTTTAACATTATTCATTGTACAAGCTGGAATAAAAAACGGGATTGAAACAGCAAGTAAATGGATGATGCCGATTCTATTCTTATTTTTCATTTTACTGTTTATTCGTTCTATTACATTGGATGGTGCGATGGAAGGCGTTAAATTCATGTTCGTTCCGGACTGGTCATACTTGAGCGGCGATACGTTAATGTTAGCGTTAGGTCAAGCGTTCTTCTCTCTTAGTATTGGAGTTGCGGCAATGATAACATACGCATCTTATTTATCTAAGAAAGAAAAAATTGTAACTTCTGCTGTAAATGTTGCGAGTATGAATATTGCGATTTCTTTATTGGCAGGCCTTGTTATATTTCCTGCAGTATTCGCATTAGGCTTTTCTCCTACAGAGGGACCTGGCTTAGTATTTATAATGATCCCAGCGGTTTTTGAACAATTGCCATTTGGCGGATTTTTATTGCTGGTATTTTTCATCTTACTCCTGTTTGCAACAGTTACATCCGCGATTGCATTATTGGAAGTGGTCGTTTCAATCGGTATTCGAGAAAAAACAGCTCAGCGTAAAAAAGCCTCTTGGTTATTAGCATCGATTATTTTTATTGTCGGGATCCCCAGTGCTTTGTCATTCGGCATTTTATCGGACATCACCATTTTCGAACGGTCTATTTTTGACTTTGTTGATTATGTAACAAGCGCGATTTTAATGCCGATCGGTGCCTTTTTAACTTCTATTTTTGCCGGATATTATTATTCAAAGAAAATTTCTCGTGAAGAAATGCAGGCATCCCCAATTGTTTATAATTGCTGGTTGTTTATTGTACGTTATGTAGCCCCACTTTCAATTGCGGCTATCTTTATTAATAAAGTTTTCTTTAGTTAA
- a CDS encoding transcriptional regulator translates to MKLQFQEQMKTLRSEKNLSIEELSLRTQISIEKLTAYENGEQIPSTQTILILSTILEVPVLNLIDGLH, encoded by the coding sequence ATGAAATTGCAGTTTCAGGAACAGATGAAAACTTTACGTTCGGAAAAGAATTTATCAATTGAAGAGCTTTCATTACGAACACAAATCAGTATTGAAAAACTGACAGCCTACGAAAACGGTGAGCAAATTCCTTCAACCCAAACCATACTAATTCTATCAACTATTTTGGAAGTTCCGGTTTTGAACTTAATTGACGGATTACATTAA
- a CDS encoding Fis family transcriptional regulator → MSIFNKVHDRRGSASVKWDMMNVVYNLKDNTTELLPMWVADMDFPPPAALTEALKARLEHPIFGYTFADNDVKNAIVHWYKTRHQWTIDPNTIIFQPGVVPAIATIIETFTEVGDKIGMSTPAYPPFTNVPAAQKREVVTCELTEQNGHYTMDFAELEEIFRAGIKLFVLCNPHNPIGIVWSREELEQLVALCVQYDVYLLSDEIHADISIQKSYTPVLTLANANEAKIITCIAPTKTFNIAGIHAAMIVASDRKLFTAIEKNTQAHGNLGLNTFASTAVKAVYSEGAAWLDDLLVYIKNNMEYVAKELNAIEGLAVEIPDATYLMWIDYRKTGIEEKELMARLLSVGQVALDPGTKYGEAGRGFLRINVACPFELLQDGVERIKRTMATFE, encoded by the coding sequence ATGTCTATTTTTAATAAAGTTCATGATCGTCGCGGTTCCGCATCTGTAAAATGGGATATGATGAATGTCGTTTACAATCTGAAAGATAACACTACAGAACTACTGCCGATGTGGGTAGCAGATATGGACTTCCCTCCACCTGCAGCTTTAACAGAAGCACTAAAGGCTCGATTGGAGCACCCTATTTTTGGCTATACATTTGCTGACAACGATGTAAAAAATGCAATTGTTCATTGGTATAAAACGCGCCACCAATGGACGATTGATCCTAACACAATTATTTTCCAGCCTGGTGTTGTGCCGGCAATCGCGACCATTATCGAAACCTTTACAGAGGTTGGTGATAAAATCGGTATGTCCACTCCAGCATACCCACCATTCACCAATGTACCGGCTGCTCAGAAACGTGAAGTCGTAACATGTGAATTAACTGAACAAAATGGTCATTATACGATGGATTTTGCTGAGCTTGAAGAAATATTCCGCGCCGGTATTAAACTATTTGTTTTATGTAATCCGCATAACCCGATCGGTATTGTTTGGAGCCGTGAAGAGCTAGAGCAGTTAGTCGCACTATGTGTTCAATACGATGTCTATCTATTATCCGATGAAATTCATGCGGATATTTCAATACAAAAATCATATACGCCTGTATTAACGTTAGCGAATGCAAACGAGGCAAAAATTATCACATGTATTGCACCAACAAAAACGTTTAATATTGCCGGAATTCATGCCGCAATGATTGTTGCATCAGACCGTAAACTATTTACGGCAATCGAGAAAAATACACAGGCACACGGTAATTTAGGTTTAAATACATTTGCTTCGACTGCTGTAAAGGCTGTCTATTCAGAAGGAGCAGCGTGGTTGGACGATCTTCTTGTTTATATAAAAAACAATATGGAATATGTTGCGAAAGAATTGAACGCTATTGAAGGACTTGCTGTGGAAATTCCCGATGCGACGTATTTAATGTGGATTGACTATCGTAAAACAGGGATTGAAGAAAAGGAACTAATGGCACGACTTCTATCAGTAGGACAAGTTGCGCTAGATCCAGGGACAAAATACGGGGAAGCAGGAAGAGGCTTCTTACGTATCAATGTAGCTTGTCCATTCGAACTGTTGCAGGACGGGGTTGAACGCATTAAAAGAACGATGGCAACATTTGAATAA
- a CDS encoding peptidylprolyl isomerase: MFPQLSKELNPGEVMVEMNTTMGSIKIKLFPEHAPKTVENFLGHAKSGYYNGIIFHRVIPNFMVQGGDPTGTGMGGESIWGGTFEDECVPELMNIRGALSMANAGPGTNGSQFFIVQAPQVEVSMLKQMEVRGWSKDEVEFYKQNGGTPWLDGKHTVFGQVVEGMDVVDNIVKVDRNMHDKPKEDVKIESITVID, encoded by the coding sequence ATGTTTCCACAATTATCGAAAGAACTAAATCCAGGCGAAGTAATGGTAGAAATGAACACAACTATGGGTTCAATCAAAATTAAATTATTCCCGGAGCACGCACCAAAAACAGTTGAAAACTTTTTAGGTCATGCAAAATCAGGTTACTATAACGGTATTATTTTCCACCGTGTAATTCCGAACTTCATGGTTCAAGGTGGCGATCCAACTGGTACTGGTATGGGCGGCGAGTCTATTTGGGGCGGCACATTCGAAGATGAATGTGTGCCTGAGTTAATGAACATCCGCGGCGCATTATCTATGGCAAATGCGGGCCCTGGTACGAACGGTTCTCAATTCTTTATCGTTCAAGCACCACAAGTTGAAGTATCGATGTTAAAACAGATGGAAGTGCGCGGCTGGTCAAAAGATGAAGTAGAATTTTACAAACAAAACGGCGGTACACCGTGGTTAGACGGCAAACATACAGTATTTGGCCAAGTTGTTGAAGGCATGGATGTTGTTGACAATATTGTTAAAGTTGACCGAAATATGCACGATAAGCCTAAAGAAGATGTTAAGATTGAGTCAATCACAGTAATTGACTAA
- a CDS encoding MFS transporter produces the protein MRHNFIIILVANFIVAASVTMIMPFLSLYIDTLGDFSDDYVQTWAGIIFAATFITAFLMSPIWGRIADKYGYKPIMIINCFGVGLSIFLMGYVQNVEQFFVLRLAMGVVTGFIPTSIAFISKHTPKEVAGKTLGTLQMGSVGGTLFGPVLGGLMADTFGFKYTFLITAVTITIAATIIIFGIHEPTIIRKVKNAIYSRKNVIWAIFHHRLILNVMFVTSLIQIGNFSIQPLLSLYVSELTPSQEVAMLAGVTFSAAGLGNICFARFWGKLADHYGYERILSYLLILAVIFIIPQAFVTELWQLIILRFLFGIISGGLIPITSALIRREAPIEVQGEIMGYNQSFRFLGNIIGPVLGGVVASLGGIHSVFYTTGLLFFIGFVIMSFLKKLPVQYMDEMLKKHG, from the coding sequence ATGCGACATAATTTCATCATCATTTTAGTAGCAAACTTTATTGTTGCAGCGTCTGTTACGATGATTATGCCGTTTTTGTCTTTATATATTGATACGCTCGGTGATTTTTCCGATGATTATGTCCAAACATGGGCGGGCATAATCTTTGCAGCTACATTTATTACCGCATTTTTAATGTCCCCGATTTGGGGGAGAATTGCTGACAAATACGGGTACAAACCTATCATGATCATCAACTGTTTTGGTGTGGGGTTAAGTATCTTTTTAATGGGCTATGTTCAAAATGTCGAGCAGTTTTTTGTATTGCGACTTGCAATGGGTGTTGTAACAGGCTTTATCCCTACTTCCATTGCATTTATCAGTAAACATACCCCAAAGGAAGTTGCCGGAAAGACGCTCGGGACATTGCAGATGGGAAGTGTCGGCGGAACATTATTCGGTCCTGTATTAGGAGGCTTGATGGCAGATACTTTTGGCTTTAAATATACATTTCTCATTACCGCAGTCACAATTACAATTGCAGCAACTATTATCATTTTCGGAATTCACGAACCGACCATTATTCGAAAAGTTAAGAATGCCATTTATTCACGGAAAAATGTAATTTGGGCCATTTTCCATCACCGCCTCATATTAAATGTTATGTTCGTAACTTCTCTGATTCAGATCGGGAACTTTAGTATTCAGCCATTGCTGTCCCTATACGTATCTGAACTTACCCCTTCTCAGGAAGTAGCAATGCTCGCTGGTGTTACATTCAGTGCTGCAGGGCTTGGTAATATATGTTTCGCTAGATTTTGGGGGAAATTAGCTGACCATTATGGTTATGAACGGATTTTATCGTACTTGTTAATATTGGCTGTTATTTTCATCATTCCGCAGGCTTTCGTTACAGAGTTATGGCAGCTGATCATACTACGGTTCTTATTCGGAATTATATCCGGCGGTCTAATCCCGATTACATCCGCGCTTATTCGCCGTGAAGCACCAATTGAAGTACAAGGTGAAATTATGGGCTATAACCAGAGTTTCCGTTTCCTTGGCAATATAATCGGGCCGGTATTAGGCGGGGTTGTAGCAAGCCTAGGTGGAATCCACTCCGTATTTTATACGACCGGCCTGCTATTTTTTATCGGCTTTGTCATTATGTCTTTTTTGAAAAAGCTTCCAGTTCAGTATATGGACGAGATGTTAAAAAAACATGGTTAA
- a CDS encoding penicillin-binding protein has product MKQLFGYIVILCSIPILLLIGNAAWKEMAKAEQYEQLIKRSIELPEVTSTSPITLYDANSKIFSEEYTEWSQPLALEEIPEIAKQLFIYSEDESFYQHIGFDVSAIARALIANKSEQSIQQGGSTITQQLVRMRYLTTDKTYERKLMELFYAYEIEKSFSKDEIFKMYLNEMYFSNQVYGIGAAATYYFNRPLSKLSIAEIAFISAIPNNPSLYDPIVHFENTKSRQERLIDKLTEHRVITADEANTFKNEPIQLNIKQKAQQYPSYSTFVLQELKWLIAEQTGYREKIDNTSDKLEKEFLQLELQKKTEAILRQGLHVYTALQPDKQRQDEAAINQILPKTDLQASATIIDNETREVISIFGGKNYRKYDLHRAFQSPRQPGSAFKPISVFAPYFEETSATPYSIVNGGPYCVGNFCPNNYGRIWYNNITVETAFKNSINTSALRLFNSIGVDTAFRYINRFNFESIIEKDRTFAAALGGLTYGVTSLEMADAYSSFIDGYYLPVHSIRKVTDLTGETIFSWSHKREEIWSASTTKTMRSLLNETVATGTGRGLYSSSGYIGAKTGTTNEFKDYWVAGLTNDYTAAVWIGYDQPRSMEAIERAKIHFSIFNAITE; this is encoded by the coding sequence ATGAAACAACTTTTCGGCTACATTGTCATTTTATGTAGCATTCCTATACTTCTCCTAATCGGTAATGCGGCTTGGAAGGAAATGGCGAAAGCGGAGCAGTATGAACAATTAATCAAGCGATCTATTGAACTTCCTGAAGTAACTTCTACATCGCCCATCACTTTATATGATGCAAACAGTAAAATTTTCAGTGAAGAATATACTGAATGGTCACAGCCACTTGCGCTGGAAGAGATTCCTGAAATCGCAAAACAGTTATTTATTTATAGTGAAGATGAAAGTTTTTATCAACATATCGGTTTTGATGTGAGTGCAATCGCCCGTGCACTCATCGCAAATAAATCGGAGCAGTCCATCCAACAGGGCGGTTCCACCATTACACAACAGCTTGTCCGCATGCGTTATTTAACAACAGACAAAACATATGAGCGGAAATTAATGGAGCTTTTTTACGCCTACGAAATTGAAAAATCTTTTTCAAAAGACGAAATTTTTAAAATGTACTTAAATGAAATGTATTTCAGCAATCAAGTATATGGAATCGGCGCTGCGGCAACTTATTATTTCAATCGGCCGTTATCAAAACTTTCTATTGCCGAAATCGCATTTATCTCGGCTATTCCGAACAATCCCTCATTATATGATCCAATCGTGCATTTTGAAAATACAAAAAGCAGGCAGGAACGGTTAATCGATAAACTAACCGAACATCGGGTTATTACAGCGGATGAGGCAAATACATTTAAAAATGAACCGATCCAGTTAAATATAAAGCAAAAAGCCCAGCAATATCCGAGTTACAGTACATTCGTTTTACAAGAACTGAAATGGCTGATTGCCGAACAAACGGGTTACCGTGAAAAAATCGACAATACGTCAGATAAATTGGAAAAGGAATTTCTACAGTTAGAATTGCAGAAAAAAACAGAAGCTATTTTACGTCAAGGACTTCATGTATATACTGCGTTACAACCTGATAAACAGCGGCAGGATGAGGCAGCAATTAATCAAATTTTACCAAAAACGGATTTACAGGCGAGCGCAACGATTATTGATAATGAAACACGCGAAGTGATCAGCATTTTTGGCGGAAAGAATTATAGAAAGTATGACTTGCACCGTGCATTCCAATCACCAAGACAGCCGGGTTCTGCATTTAAGCCGATCAGTGTGTTTGCTCCTTACTTTGAAGAAACTTCCGCAACGCCTTATTCGATCGTAAATGGCGGTCCATACTGTGTCGGGAATTTCTGCCCGAACAACTATGGACGCATTTGGTACAACAACATTACAGTGGAAACCGCATTCAAAAACAGTATTAATACAAGTGCTTTACGTTTGTTTAATTCCATAGGGGTCGATACAGCATTTCGTTATATTAACCGCTTCAATTTTGAATCGATCATAGAAAAAGACCGGACATTTGCGGCAGCATTGGGCGGATTAACATATGGTGTGACTTCACTGGAAATGGCCGATGCATACTCCAGCTTTATCGATGGCTATTACCTGCCTGTCCATAGCATTCGGAAAGTAACGGATTTAACAGGGGAAACGATTTTTAGCTGGTCGCACAAACGGGAGGAAATATGGTCTGCATCGACAACGAAAACGATGCGCAGCCTTCTGAATGAAACGGTGGCTACCGGTACCGGGCGAGGTCTTTATAGCTCATCCGGCTATATCGGAGCCAAGACCGGAACGACGAATGAATTTAAAGATTATTGGGTTGCTGGGTTGACGAATGATTATACGGCAGCTGTATGGATCGGTTATGATCAGCCTCGTTCAATGGAAGCAATCGAACGCGCAAAAATTCATTTTTCTATATTCAATGCAATAACAGAATAA
- a CDS encoding leucyl aminopeptidase yields the protein MNIESAAKTFETQTSETLIIGVQKHREQMKNWSAFSEFYGDVIDTWLHAGEISSDVKKLTKLPYSGSHSSLKRIYFVGIGERKNITANELREVFAAVGKELKAAKVSDAAVWVESFTTDQLEEAEVAYLAGEGLNLGYYSVQNYKTSSNEPNTYFDQIQFVTEANMEDVIGNFEVGKIYADAVNEARTLINLPPNLLTASDLADYATELANIYGLEVEVLNKAQMEELGMGGILSVNKGSVEEPRLITLKYQGKPEWEDVIGFVGKGVTYDTGGYSLKPREGMVGMKGDMGGAAAVLGAMRIIGETRPKQNVVAVIGSTDNMVSGDAFKPDDVITMYNGKTVEVLNTDAEGRLVLADAMTYAKQQGANYLIDVATLTGGVIVALGKDKTGALTNNEEFFEEFMGAALETGEFVWRLPLTESDKKRIRKSEVADLNNSPGRDGHMIFGGGFVGEFAEGTPWVHLDIAGTSDADTPHALGPKGGTGAMVRTLAALVELRDN from the coding sequence ATGAATATTGAATCAGCAGCTAAAACATTTGAAACACAAACTTCTGAAACATTGATTATCGGAGTACAAAAACATCGTGAGCAAATGAAAAACTGGTCAGCGTTTAGTGAATTTTATGGAGATGTCATTGACACATGGCTTCATGCAGGCGAAATTTCGTCGGACGTTAAAAAACTTACGAAATTGCCTTATTCGGGCAGTCATTCTTCACTTAAACGTATTTACTTTGTCGGTATCGGTGAACGCAAAAATATAACAGCAAACGAATTACGTGAGGTATTTGCAGCTGTTGGTAAAGAACTGAAAGCGGCAAAAGTAAGCGACGCGGCAGTTTGGGTAGAATCTTTTACAACAGATCAGTTGGAAGAAGCGGAAGTCGCGTATTTAGCTGGTGAAGGTTTGAATTTAGGTTATTATTCCGTACAAAATTATAAAACGTCTTCAAATGAGCCGAATACGTATTTTGATCAAATTCAATTTGTGACGGAAGCAAATATGGAAGATGTCATTGGAAATTTTGAAGTCGGGAAAATTTATGCGGATGCTGTAAATGAAGCGCGAACATTAATCAACTTACCTCCTAATTTACTGACAGCAAGTGACTTAGCAGACTATGCAACAGAGCTTGCCAATATTTATGGCTTAGAAGTCGAAGTATTAAATAAAGCCCAAATGGAAGAATTGGGTATGGGCGGTATTTTATCTGTCAATAAAGGGTCTGTAGAAGAGCCACGTTTAATTACACTGAAATACCAAGGAAAACCTGAATGGGAAGATGTCATCGGCTTTGTCGGAAAAGGGGTAACATACGATACAGGCGGCTACTCATTAAAACCGCGTGAAGGCATGGTCGGCATGAAAGGTGATATGGGCGGTGCTGCTGCAGTTCTTGGTGCAATGCGCATTATCGGTGAAACTCGTCCGAAACAAAATGTCGTTGCTGTCATCGGTTCTACAGACAATATGGTATCAGGGGATGCATTTAAGCCGGATGATGTCATTACAATGTACAACGGCAAAACAGTGGAAGTATTAAATACAGATGCAGAAGGCCGTTTAGTATTGGCAGATGCCATGACATATGCAAAACAGCAAGGTGCCAACTATTTAATCGATGTTGCAACATTAACTGGTGGCGTAATTGTAGCATTAGGGAAAGATAAAACAGGTGCTTTAACAAATAACGAGGAATTTTTCGAAGAGTTTATGGGTGCGGCGCTTGAAACTGGCGAGTTTGTATGGCGCTTACCATTAACAGAAAGCGATAAAAAGCGTATCCGTAAATCGGAAGTTGCAGATTTAAATAACTCGCCGGGTCGTGACGGCCATATGATTTTCGGCGGTGGCTTTGTTGGAGAGTTTGCAGAGGGTACGCCTTGGGTTCATCTTGATATTGCAGGGACATCTGATGCGGATACACCGCATGCATTAGGACCAAAAGGCGGCACAGGCGCAATGGTGCGTACTTTGGCAGCATTAGTAGAATTACGCGATAACTAA